A window of Suncus etruscus isolate mSunEtr1 chromosome 4, mSunEtr1.pri.cur, whole genome shotgun sequence contains these coding sequences:
- the CBY1 gene encoding protein chibby homolog 1 isoform X1, which yields MPFFGNTFSPKKTPPRKSASLSNLHNLDRSAREVELGLDYGTPTINLAGQSLKFENGQWMAESGVSGGVDRREAQRLRRRNQQLEEENNLLKLKVDILLDMLSETTAESHLMEKELDELKSVSRRRK from the exons ATGCCTTTCTTCGGGAACACGTTCAGCCCCAAGAAAACGCCCCCTCGGAAGTCTGCCTCTCTCTCCAACCTGCATAAC CTGGACCGATCAGCGCGCGAGGTAGAGCTGGGCCTGGACTATGGTACCCCCACGATAAACCTGGCCGGCCAGAGTCTGAAGTTTGAAAATGGCCAGTGGATGGCAG AGTCGGGGGTCAGTGGTGGTGTGGACCGCAGGGAGGCCCAACGCCTCCGGAGACGCAATCAGCAGCTGGAGGAGGAGAACAACCTTCTGAAGCTGAAGGTGGACATTCTGCTGGACATG CTCTCCGAGACCACGGCTGAATCCCACCTGATGGAGAAGGAACTGGATGAACTGAAGAGCGTCAGCCGGAGGCGGAAGTGA
- the CBY1 gene encoding protein chibby homolog 1 isoform X2 has translation MPFFGNTFSPKKTPPRKSASLSNLHNLDRSAREVELGLDYGTPTINLAGQSLKFENGQWMAESGVSGGVDRREAQRLRRRNQQLEEENNLLKLKLSETTAESHLMEKELDELKSVSRRRK, from the exons ATGCCTTTCTTCGGGAACACGTTCAGCCCCAAGAAAACGCCCCCTCGGAAGTCTGCCTCTCTCTCCAACCTGCATAAC CTGGACCGATCAGCGCGCGAGGTAGAGCTGGGCCTGGACTATGGTACCCCCACGATAAACCTGGCCGGCCAGAGTCTGAAGTTTGAAAATGGCCAGTGGATGGCAG AGTCGGGGGTCAGTGGTGGTGTGGACCGCAGGGAGGCCCAACGCCTCCGGAGACGCAATCAGCAGCTGGAGGAGGAGAACAACCTTCTGAAGCTGAAG CTCTCCGAGACCACGGCTGAATCCCACCTGATGGAGAAGGAACTGGATGAACTGAAGAGCGTCAGCCGGAGGCGGAAGTGA